A region of Zeugodacus cucurbitae isolate PBARC_wt_2022May chromosome 5, idZeuCucr1.2, whole genome shotgun sequence DNA encodes the following proteins:
- the LOC105210016 gene encoding ras-related protein Rap-2a, whose amino-acid sequence MRGRHLRRRFSLQPSFMKDDSSEDKPKREKVGRNNAVDDAIGPANARHKIVVMGAAKVGKTSIITQFLYNTFTTKYKRTIEEMHQGNFSIAGVSLTLDILDTAGSYEFPAMRALSISSADAFILVYDVTDASTFEEVRMIRDQIHETKATTAVPIVVVGNKIDLVAEKEDAQKVEYATTESVVTLDWENGFVEASAAKNENITQVFKELLSQAKITYNLSPALRRRRQSLPQQVGNNGAGTPTHHHHPSHAANTSAAGSAHGSTLPSHAPTAAQIQHLQRIQERSLGSKRNSCTIS is encoded by the exons ATGCGCGGCCGCCACCTACGCAGACGTTTCAGCTTGCAGCCGTCCTTTATGAAGGATGACAGCTCGGAGGATAAACCGAAACGCGAGAA AGTTGGTCGCAACAATGCCGTGGATGACGCCATTGGACCCGCTAACGCACGTCACAAAATCGTTGTTATGGGTGCGGCCAAAGTGGGCAAAACTTCCATAATCACACAATTTCTATACAACACATTCACCACGAAATACAAAAGGACCATCGAGGAAATGCATCAAGGCAACTTTTCAATTGCTGGCGTTAGCCTGACTCTGGACATTTTAGATACGGCCGGCTCCTATGAG TTTCCTGCAATGCGCGCACTCTCCATCTCATCGGCGGATGCATTCATTCTGGTGTATGATGTCACCGATGCGTCCACATTCGAGGAGGTACGCATGATACGCGATCAAATACACGAGACCAAAGCGACCACAGCTGTGCCCATTGTGGTGGTGGGCAATAAGATTGACCTAGTTGCCGAGAAGGAGGACGCCCAAAAG GTCGAGTACGCCACCACAGAATCGGTGGTCACTTTAGACTGGGAGAATGGTTTTGTCGAAGCATCAGCGGCGAAGAATGAGAACATCACACag GTCTTCAAAGAGCTGCTTTCACAGGCGAAAATCACGTACAATCTGAGTCCAGCACTGCGACGCCGACGACAATCGTTGCCACAGCAAGTGGGCAATAATGGTGCGGGCACGCCCACCCATCATCATCATCCATCGCATGCGGCCAACACCTCGGCAGCGGGCAGTGCACACGGCTCGACGTTGCCATCGCATGCGCCAACAGCCGCGCAAATCCAGCATTTGCAGAGGATACAGGAGCGGAGCTTGGGCAGCAAACGGAATTCGTGCACAATATCCTAA